The sequence tgattaattgcagATTTGTTAGGGAATTTACACAACTAAAATCCAACTTCCATCAAGGGAGGTCTTACATTGTTAGCTATTTTTTGGCCCTATGGCAAAACCCAgttttaacactttattttgtttcttttgctcACGTGATGCATATTTCTGAATTAagttttgtttaataaaatcaacaaaaagtAACTGAGACACAAAACCTGAGGCATTGTGGTGTTGTTCTAACATAGAACTGATTGGTTTCTTGACAAATAATGAACACCAGAAGGCCAACAAAAATATAATGGCAATTTTATGAAACTACTTATTTTCCTTTCCTCAAAAGATGCACACATCCTGATCATCTTTCATGCGTACATCCAGTTTGCTTAGCATGACTTCTTCTGGTCACTAGTCATAAGTGGAGGTGACGTCAGCTGACTCATATCAAACCAGAAACCTACAGTGTGATTCAGGCACTGAGGTTCAACTTAGGGCAGGCCGGGTGTTGGCAACATGAGTAAGCTAGGGTGTGTTCTTCATTATAATGCTCTCAACCATATTAACAAAGAAATACTTCTTTTcaagcaggaagtgaacagaCAAAATCAGAGTATTAGCatagtttttcttcttcttacagCTTCATTTCCTTTACTGTGCATTTACCTGCTGTTTTCTCAGATTTTTAGCCCTGATGACGGCCTCCACTCGCAAGACAGTGTTGTCGCTGTACATGCGGGTGTTTCGCATCGCCCGAACCTGGCAAGCGCAGAGCGGAGTTGCAAATGACACAGACACTGAGAGAAAATACATTCTTCAGGAGGCCCGCTCTCTGTTCAGACAGAACCAGCAGGTGTGAACActcatattttcagaaatgggAAAAGCAGTAGTGTTATTGTCactcaatcattttttttactggattttttttagatGACAGATCAAGAATCAATAAAGAAGTGCATAGAAGAATGTGAAGCAAGGATAGAAATAGGTAAGAGTGGAGATACCACAAGTTTTCCTTACATAACGCTGGACTAAACTTTACCCTGCTCAGCTGAGGACCACACTATCTGTTATAAGAAACACTATTTTGTGCTTTCTATGTTTATCAACTGAAAATTTCATGATGGTTTTTATCTTGTTTAACATAGAATGTTTGATGAGCATATCGAGTGATGTGGTAGAATTTACTTCAATGAAACACCTGTCACATAACATGCTTGCACTCTTAAACGCAACCCTGCAATATTTTCATTAGGTGAGCAATGCTGCCGTGTGAACTTTGTGTAAATCTCTGACAGCAATAGCCAATAGGATTTTTGGTCATCCTTCATAACAGGTGTAATATCTAGCAGACTTGTTGTCAGTCTTGTGTGACAGTGTGATACAGTATTTGTGGGTCAAGCAAAAACATCAGAGAGAAGTGACTGAGCAAGTTCAACTAAAGGTCAGCATGAGTGTGGTTTCAGTGTTCGCGACAcacaaaaagtcattttcataTTGTTATCAGATAAATGAAATAGGAACCTGTTGTAATAACAGGCACAAATAagatcatgttttttgtgagaTTAATTCAATTGCAGACATAAAGCAAATTGTTTTGGCAATTTTCCATCCATATTCTGCTCCCTCATATTCCATTTTTAGATTATAGTGCTACCATTTGATCACAGGGATAGTCTGACTAAAGTTAACATCCTGCCTTTGAGAAGAGTAAAGCAGCCAAGACGGATGAAGTTTAAGCACCACAGAATCATCCGTATACTAAGCTAATATGCCGAGAGATGTGTAGGGACAAATAAGACTCCAGGATAGCAAGTTTTTGGCTTTgcaagaaaaatattttgtaacCTGACCACTGATTTCATACGATGTTGACACGATTATTTTCTCTCACAGGTCTACACTACAGGAACCCATACCCACGGCCTGTAAGTAATAACCGTATTccaaacaatctttttttttctttttgtttgtgtatgtaacGGTGGCGTTTAAAAATTgaattcaatcattttttttctctgaatgtTCCCGCAGACCTACCTACCACCACTGGGACTGGCAACTCAGAAAGGCAGGAAGCTGCGAGCACAGCAGCGCCTGAGGAAGCAGGCCAAG is a genomic window of Thunnus maccoyii chromosome 20, fThuMac1.1, whole genome shotgun sequence containing:
- the lyrm1 gene encoding LYR motif containing protein 1 → MTASTRKTVLSLYMRVFRIARTWQAQSGVANDTDTERKYILQEARSLFRQNQQMTDQESIKKCIEECEARIEIGLHYRNPYPRPTYLPPLGLATQKGRKLRAQQRLRKQAKPIYLQSHDET